Proteins co-encoded in one Flavobacterium sp. M31R6 genomic window:
- a CDS encoding membrane dipeptidase has protein sequence MKYFADIHSHPTMKSYGHSFPSKENSQNPLSNSSIWYYDPPNLFEKLIDLLGGIVKYRQSNFSAMGFGNTGIVFVSLYPMERSFFDNKLKTGDFNDMLLNFITSVGKSRIDYIQSITDYFIDLENEYNYLKQLDGKTVTLADRANYQYTLAKSASHLDAILNQDAINNKKVSSIAVFITIEGAHAFGTGIKPKTNPTDPKQVLANVDKVKNWEHRPVFITLTHHFYNELCGHAKSLTGIVKKATDQSYGMNEGFTPLGLVVLEKLLDNSNNKRILIDIKHMSRKSRLEYFKLLETKYKNENIPIIVSHGAVIGNEKDKHLFLQEDINFYDDEIIKIAETNGLFGIQLDERRIVAPGDKELKKSHGMERRKVLFHSSVLIWRQIQHIAELLDSKGLFAWGIQSLGSDFDGMINPLNGYWTVENYPTLSDYLLIQAHNYRKDFPNNLTQSHNRIDPEEIVDRIMGINTYQFIQKNYH, from the coding sequence ATGAAATACTTTGCAGACATTCACAGTCATCCCACCATGAAGTCCTATGGACATAGCTTTCCATCAAAAGAAAATAGTCAAAATCCATTATCTAACAGTTCCATTTGGTATTATGATCCTCCTAATCTTTTTGAAAAACTTATTGATCTTTTAGGAGGAATTGTAAAATACCGGCAGAGCAATTTTTCGGCTATGGGTTTTGGTAACACTGGAATTGTATTTGTCTCATTATATCCAATGGAGCGGAGTTTCTTTGACAACAAGCTAAAAACGGGAGACTTCAACGATATGCTCTTGAATTTTATAACGTCAGTAGGTAAAAGCAGAATTGATTATATTCAGTCTATTACCGATTATTTTATTGATCTTGAAAATGAATACAATTACCTAAAACAGTTAGACGGCAAAACAGTTACGCTTGCGGATCGGGCAAACTATCAATATACACTTGCAAAAAGTGCAAGTCATCTAGACGCAATTCTGAATCAAGATGCTATAAATAATAAAAAAGTAAGCTCAATAGCCGTATTCATCACTATTGAAGGCGCTCATGCATTTGGAACAGGAATAAAACCAAAAACGAATCCTACCGACCCAAAACAGGTTCTTGCCAATGTAGATAAAGTCAAAAACTGGGAACATCGTCCTGTATTTATCACCCTGACGCATCACTTTTACAACGAATTATGTGGCCATGCCAAAAGTCTAACAGGAATTGTAAAAAAAGCTACAGACCAAAGCTATGGTATGAACGAAGGATTTACCCCATTAGGTCTTGTTGTCCTTGAAAAATTGCTCGACAACTCCAATAACAAAAGAATCCTAATTGACATCAAACACATGAGCAGGAAATCACGCCTTGAATATTTTAAGTTATTGGAAACAAAATATAAAAATGAAAACATCCCTATAATTGTCAGTCATGGTGCTGTAATTGGCAATGAAAAAGACAAACATTTATTTCTGCAGGAAGATATTAATTTTTATGATGATGAAATAATCAAGATAGCTGAAACCAATGGTTTGTTTGGCATACAACTCGACGAAAGACGCATCGTAGCACCGGGAGATAAGGAATTAAAAAAATCTCATGGGATGGAAAGACGAAAAGTTTTATTTCATTCATCCGTTTTAATTTGGAGGCAAATACAACATATTGCCGAATTATTGGACTCCAAAGGTCTTTTTGCTTGGGGAATTCAAAGTCTCGGCAGTGATTTTGATGGAATGATTAATCCTCTCAACGGATATTGGACAGTAGAAAACTACCCTACTCTTTCGGATTACCTCTTAATACAAGCCCATAACTACAGGAAAGACTTCCCAAACAATTTAACCCAAAGTCATAACCGTATTGATCCCGAAGAAATCGTTGACCGCATAATGGGTATTAATACGTATCAGTTTATACAGAAAAACTACCATTAA
- a CDS encoding heavy-metal-associated domain-containing protein, which produces MNTNLNEKETTFHFKTNIKCGGCVATVTPFLDAAKGISQWSVDTTDNDKILSVTSDGISKNEIIDTVQKAGFKIEVLD; this is translated from the coding sequence ATGAACACTAATTTAAACGAAAAAGAAACCACATTTCATTTCAAAACAAATATAAAATGTGGTGGTTGCGTAGCCACAGTAACTCCATTTCTAGATGCTGCAAAAGGCATTAGTCAATGGTCAGTTGACACAACAGATAATGACAAAATTCTATCCGTTACCTCCGACGGTATTTCAAAAAACGAAATTATTGATACGGTTCAAAAGGCAGGGTTTAAAATTGAAGTTTTAGATTAA
- a CDS encoding AMP-binding protein, translating to MIPKIEIATTAEIKSFQEDKLVELLRYVNANSPFYRSLFTKKNIDIANIKTIEDLTQLPVTTKEDLQKHNDYFLCVPANKIIDYATTSGTLGDPVTFGLTDSDLDRLAYNEAISFDCAGIKEGDIVQLMTTIDRRFMAGLAYFLGLRKMKVGVIRVGAGIPELQWDSILKYKPTYLITVPSFLLKMIEYAENHNIDFNNSSVKGAICIGESLRNQDFTMNALSKKISDKWKIKLFSTYASTEMSTAFTECQHGVGGHHHPELIIVEVLDENNNPVKNGESGELTFTTLGIEAMPLVRFKTGDIVQLHTDPCLCGRNTLRVGPVIGRKQHMIKYKGTTLYPPAMHDVLNDFDTIESYIIEIGTNDLGTDEILIKIAVKDPTPIFLQELKDHFRAKLRVTPKIEFTTNEVLRPIIFNPMSRKPIHFFDNRKSVV from the coding sequence ATGATTCCAAAGATAGAAATTGCCACTACAGCCGAAATAAAATCGTTTCAGGAAGATAAATTGGTAGAACTTTTGCGCTATGTGAATGCCAATTCCCCTTTTTACCGTTCCCTTTTTACTAAAAAAAATATTGATATTGCCAATATAAAAACAATTGAGGATTTGACTCAGTTGCCGGTTACCACCAAAGAAGATTTGCAAAAACACAATGATTATTTTTTATGTGTTCCTGCGAATAAAATTATTGATTATGCTACCACTTCCGGGACTTTGGGAGATCCAGTAACTTTTGGGTTAACCGACAGTGATTTGGACAGACTGGCTTATAACGAAGCCATTTCGTTTGATTGTGCCGGTATAAAAGAAGGTGATATTGTGCAGTTGATGACTACAATTGATCGCCGTTTTATGGCAGGATTGGCTTATTTCTTGGGTCTCCGAAAGATGAAAGTTGGTGTTATTCGTGTTGGTGCCGGAATTCCGGAACTGCAATGGGATTCCATTTTAAAATACAAACCGACCTATTTAATTACGGTTCCTTCCTTTTTGCTAAAAATGATTGAATATGCCGAAAACCATAACATTGATTTCAATAATTCCAGTGTTAAAGGTGCTATTTGTATTGGTGAATCACTTAGGAATCAAGATTTCACGATGAATGCGCTGTCCAAAAAAATATCGGATAAATGGAAAATAAAGTTGTTTTCTACTTATGCTTCGACCGAAATGAGTACCGCCTTTACCGAATGTCAACACGGAGTAGGTGGGCATCATCATCCCGAATTGATTATTGTGGAAGTGTTGGATGAAAATAATAATCCCGTAAAAAATGGTGAGTCAGGGGAATTAACTTTTACCACTTTAGGGATTGAAGCTATGCCTTTGGTTCGTTTCAAAACGGGTGATATTGTTCAGTTGCACACTGATCCTTGCCTGTGTGGACGAAACACGTTGCGGGTTGGCCCCGTTATCGGAAGAAAACAGCATATGATAAAATACAAGGGAACGACTTTGTACCCACCTGCAATGCACGATGTTTTGAATGATTTTGATACTATAGAAAGTTACATCATTGAGATTGGAACTAATGATTTGGGAACAGATGAGATTCTGATCAAGATTGCGGTAAAAGATCCCACACCAATTTTTCTGCAGGAATTAAAAGATCATTTTAGAGCCAAATTGCGCGTCACTCCAAAAATTGAATTCACTACGAATGAAGTTCTAAGACCTATTATTTTCAACCCCATGAGCAGAAAACCGATTCATTTTTTTGATAATAGGAAGAGTGTTGTTTAA
- a CDS encoding heavy metal translocating P-type ATPase, whose translation MATPINNTFYIPLEDVESEHCAIIVDNGLGKLKNIDSHKVELNNNRAVITTSKPEALPEAVSAIRDLGYGVTTVKKTVPVLEMSCASCAIGVETAIQIQPGIVSASVNFATATVAIEYLPNMISVDEIKKAVQLAGYDLFIEEANKEQESLEEIHEKKFSQLKLKTLWAGLLTVPVVIIGMFFMDIPYANEIMWVLSTPVVVWFGQNFYINAWKQAKHRSANMDTLVALGTGVAYVFSVFNTLFPHFWHERGLHAHVYFEAAAVIITFILLGKLLEEKAKGNTSTAIKKLMGLQPKTVTIITGDEQQCTIPIDTVKHGDIILVKPGEQIAVDGIVTKGNSYVDESMLSGEPIPLLKKENEKVYAGTINQKGSFQFRAEKVGSETMLASIIKMVQEAQGSKAPVQKLVDKIAGIFVPIVIVIAIIAFVSWVLLGGENGFSQGLIAFATVLVIACPCALGLATPTAIMVGIGKGAENGILIKDAVSLELAQKVNAVVLDKTGTITEGKPVVTDSHWIDESTFLKQILTSIEKQSEHPLAEAVIKHFDDNNSISLEHFESITGKGVAANVADKMYLVGNKKLLLEKNIKLSDELITKANQWSAESKTVIWFSDDSQAIAIIAIADKIKETSIEAIQQLKESGIAIYMLTGDNEVTASSIAQKTGITNYKAEVLPEQKAAFIKQLQSEGKIVAMVGDGINDSTALAQADVSIAMGKGSDIAMDVAKMTIISSDLNKIPEAIKLSKQTVATIKQNLFWALLYNVIGIPIAAGILYPINGFLLNPMIAGAAMALSSVSVVSNSLRLKWK comes from the coding sequence ATGGCAACTCCTATAAATAATACATTTTATATTCCACTGGAAGATGTCGAGAGCGAACATTGTGCGATTATCGTTGATAACGGCTTGGGGAAATTAAAAAATATTGATTCCCATAAAGTGGAACTCAACAATAACAGAGCCGTGATTACGACTTCGAAACCCGAAGCATTACCGGAAGCTGTGAGTGCGATTCGGGATTTGGGTTACGGCGTGACCACGGTAAAGAAAACGGTTCCCGTTCTGGAGATGAGTTGCGCCTCGTGTGCAATTGGGGTAGAAACCGCTATACAAATACAACCTGGAATTGTTTCGGCATCAGTCAATTTTGCCACTGCAACTGTGGCGATAGAATATTTACCGAATATGATTTCTGTAGACGAAATCAAGAAAGCGGTTCAGCTGGCCGGTTATGATTTGTTTATAGAAGAGGCCAATAAAGAACAGGAATCGCTGGAAGAAATACACGAAAAAAAATTCAGCCAATTGAAATTGAAAACGCTTTGGGCGGGATTGCTTACAGTTCCTGTGGTGATCATTGGGATGTTTTTCATGGATATTCCCTACGCCAACGAAATCATGTGGGTTTTATCGACTCCTGTGGTTGTTTGGTTTGGTCAAAATTTTTACATCAATGCTTGGAAACAAGCCAAACACCGTTCGGCTAATATGGATACGTTAGTGGCTTTGGGAACAGGAGTAGCGTATGTTTTTAGTGTATTCAATACTTTATTTCCTCATTTTTGGCACGAAAGAGGATTGCACGCCCATGTTTATTTTGAAGCAGCAGCGGTAATCATTACGTTTATATTATTGGGCAAATTATTGGAAGAAAAAGCCAAAGGAAACACTTCGACTGCCATTAAAAAACTGATGGGATTACAGCCCAAAACGGTAACCATTATTACAGGTGATGAACAACAATGCACGATACCGATCGATACAGTTAAGCACGGAGATATTATTCTTGTAAAACCGGGGGAACAAATTGCGGTGGACGGTATCGTGACCAAGGGAAACTCGTACGTGGACGAAAGTATGCTGAGCGGTGAACCAATTCCACTCTTGAAAAAAGAAAACGAAAAAGTCTATGCCGGAACCATTAACCAAAAAGGAAGTTTTCAATTCCGTGCCGAGAAAGTGGGCTCCGAAACGATGTTGGCCAGCATCATCAAAATGGTTCAGGAAGCACAAGGAAGCAAAGCGCCCGTCCAAAAACTCGTAGACAAAATAGCGGGAATTTTTGTTCCAATAGTAATTGTGATTGCGATTATTGCTTTTGTTTCGTGGGTTCTTTTAGGCGGAGAAAACGGATTCTCCCAAGGTTTGATAGCTTTTGCTACCGTTTTGGTCATTGCCTGTCCGTGCGCTTTGGGCTTGGCCACTCCTACCGCGATTATGGTCGGAATTGGTAAAGGTGCAGAAAACGGAATATTGATTAAAGATGCGGTAAGTCTGGAATTGGCTCAAAAAGTGAATGCCGTTGTTCTGGACAAAACGGGTACTATTACCGAAGGCAAACCCGTTGTAACTGATTCGCATTGGATAGACGAAAGTACATTTTTAAAACAAATCTTAACAAGCATCGAAAAACAATCCGAACATCCTTTGGCGGAAGCCGTAATCAAACATTTTGATGACAATAACAGTATTTCATTGGAACATTTTGAAAGCATTACAGGGAAAGGAGTTGCAGCAAACGTAGCAGATAAAATGTATTTGGTTGGAAACAAGAAACTGTTGTTAGAAAAGAACATTAAACTTTCGGATGAACTTATTACAAAAGCCAATCAATGGAGTGCCGAATCGAAAACGGTTATCTGGTTTTCGGATGACAGCCAAGCAATAGCAATAATCGCCATTGCAGATAAAATTAAAGAAACATCTATTGAGGCTATTCAGCAATTAAAGGAATCGGGAATTGCGATTTATATGCTTACCGGCGACAATGAAGTTACGGCTTCTTCAATTGCCCAAAAAACAGGAATCACCAACTACAAAGCCGAAGTCTTGCCCGAACAAAAAGCAGCTTTCATAAAACAATTGCAAAGCGAAGGAAAAATTGTAGCGATGGTTGGAGACGGAATCAATGATAGCACTGCACTGGCTCAAGCCGATGTGAGCATTGCCATGGGAAAAGGAAGTGACATTGCTATGGATGTGGCAAAAATGACTATCATCTCGTCCGATCTTAACAAAATTCCAGAAGCCATAAAACTTTCAAAACAAACCGTTGCAACCATCAAACAAAACCTATTTTGGGCCTTGCTGTATAATGTCATCGGTATTCCGATAGCTGCGGGTATTTTGTACCCGATCAATGGATTCCTGCTGAATCCAATGATTGCCGGAGCAGCGATGGCATTGAGCAGCGTAAGTGTGGTGAGCAACAGTCTTAGATTAAAATGGAAGTGA
- a CDS encoding C45 family peptidase, with amino-acid sequence MKKHIRHIVFIVLAFVVVSCGTSKSMHHQPEITSFNNTIPVVTKQSNTTFCTGNNFLLKNKQNFWELYVEGDPLERGLAIGSLTDSLLKKQEYVFFDRVDVLIPSNFKRNVMMRFLNWYNRKLYLNVDNEYQTEIYGLSQYAPKDLSYIAPSFLRDMYLHGAHDIGHAVQDLALVGCTSFAAWGNKTEDGNLILGRNFDFYAGDAFAKDKIIAFINPKEGYPFMMVTWPGMIGVCSGMNAEGLTLTINASKSKIPLIAKTPISILTREILQYARTIDEAIEIAKTKKVFVSESIMVGSANDNKAVLIEIAPDNLGVFEVSNGNQLVSSNHFQSDALKENDRNKEQIKNSHSQYRFDRMTQLLDENPKITPQIAVDILRNKEGLNNLPLGYGNDKALNHLLAHHGIVFQPSKRLVWVSASPYQLGEFVCYDLNAIFKNRKVNDSIVSLEDEKRNIAADPFLKTVAYQNYESFRIEDKKMDLLLKNKEDLPTDFIEYYQSLNPDYWVVYYKVGLYFYQNKKYVLAQEQFEKALTKEISTLPEKEEITNYLKKIKRKR; translated from the coding sequence ATGAAGAAACATATTCGACATATTGTTTTCATCGTTTTAGCTTTTGTGGTCGTATCTTGCGGTACTTCAAAATCTATGCACCATCAACCAGAAATAACAAGTTTTAACAACACCATTCCTGTTGTTACAAAACAATCCAATACCACTTTTTGCACTGGGAATAATTTTTTGCTAAAAAACAAACAAAATTTTTGGGAACTTTATGTTGAAGGCGATCCATTGGAACGAGGTTTGGCAATCGGAAGTTTGACAGATTCTTTGCTAAAAAAGCAAGAGTATGTTTTTTTTGATAGAGTAGATGTTTTGATTCCATCCAATTTTAAGAGGAATGTGATGATGCGCTTTTTAAATTGGTATAATCGAAAATTATACTTGAATGTTGATAATGAGTATCAAACCGAAATTTATGGACTTTCGCAATATGCGCCAAAAGATTTAAGTTATATAGCACCCAGTTTTTTAAGAGATATGTATTTGCATGGTGCTCATGATATAGGTCATGCCGTTCAGGATTTGGCTTTGGTAGGATGCACCTCTTTTGCGGCTTGGGGAAACAAAACGGAAGATGGGAACTTAATACTTGGTCGAAATTTTGATTTTTATGCTGGCGACGCTTTCGCAAAAGACAAAATAATTGCCTTTATCAATCCAAAAGAAGGATATCCATTCATGATGGTAACCTGGCCGGGAATGATAGGCGTTTGCTCAGGAATGAATGCAGAAGGGTTGACACTGACAATCAATGCCAGTAAGTCTAAAATTCCGTTGATTGCCAAAACACCTATTTCTATATTGACACGGGAGATATTGCAATATGCAAGAACTATTGATGAAGCAATTGAAATAGCTAAAACGAAAAAAGTATTTGTATCCGAGTCGATTATGGTAGGAAGTGCCAATGATAATAAAGCTGTTTTGATAGAAATCGCACCCGATAATTTAGGGGTTTTTGAAGTTTCAAATGGTAATCAGTTGGTTAGTTCCAATCATTTTCAAAGTGATGCTTTAAAAGAAAACGATCGAAATAAAGAACAAATTAAAAACAGCCATTCTCAATATCGTTTTGATCGAATGACTCAATTATTGGATGAAAATCCAAAAATAACACCTCAAATAGCTGTTGATATACTCCGAAACAAAGAGGGATTAAATAATTTACCTTTGGGATATGGGAACGATAAAGCGTTAAACCATTTATTAGCTCATCACGGAATTGTGTTTCAACCCTCGAAACGATTGGTTTGGGTATCGGCAAGTCCCTATCAATTGGGTGAATTTGTCTGTTATGATTTGAATGCCATTTTTAAAAACAGAAAAGTAAATGACAGTATAGTTTCGTTAGAAGATGAAAAACGAAATATTGCCGCTGACCCATTTCTGAAAACAGTTGCCTATCAAAACTATGAAAGTTTTCGGATTGAGGATAAAAAAATGGATCTCTTATTAAAAAATAAAGAGGATTTACCTACGGATTTTATTGAATATTATCAATCTTTAAACCCAGATTATTGGGTTGTTTATTATAAAGTAGGATTGTACTTTTATCAAAATAAAAAATACGTTTTGGCTCAAGAACAATTTGAAAAAGCATTGACCAAAGAAATTAGTACCCTTCCTGAAAAAGAGGAGATTACCAACTATTTAAAGAAAATTAAAAGAAAACGATAA